The Oscillospiraceae bacterium genome contains the following window.
AAACCGTGCTGAAATGTCGAAAGCAATGCGTCAACGAACCATAAGAGAACGGGGTTCTTGTGAACGTCACGCCGTAGGCGGCGCATTACGGCCCGCCGCGTTAAATTCTGGTAGCAATGCCGAACGTCCATCTTTACGAAATACTTGCTTTTTGTGCCGTGCGGGTCTTTTCGCCGAATAAATCTCTCAATAGCCCGTTTCCCGTCCACTTGGCCGCGGCCCGGTATGCTCGCGCATTGATAGCGCCCTATTTTTGCCCGAAATAGAGGCATGAGGGCCCAAACGGCGACGTAGTCCATGCACTGTTGCAACGTGCTCTCGACGCCTATGAGACGAATTTTCCCGTTGCTCTCGTCCGCCCGCTCGTAGTAGCGTATCGGCAGTAGGTCGAGCGAGCGGCGGCGGATTCTGGCCGCAATCTCTACGGCGACGCCCTTGATTGCCGGGGCAAATGCCCCGTTGTCGTGCTTTCTAATAGCCTCGTCGATCTGGCCTTGCGTGAGGTCGCTGTGCCTCATGGCGAGGCGCTGGAAGTTGCGGCGCCCCGTTTTCCCTGCAAAGCACAGAGCGATGAACGGTTCGATCTGTTCCGGGTCTGTTATGTCAATGTCTTTGCAATATGTTTTCATTCGCCTGTAAAAAAGTCTTTTGGTGAGCGCAGTAGCGTTCGGTTAGGCGTTTCCGCCTTTACTACTAACAACGAACGAGGCCCACGACCTCGCCCCGGCCCGCGCGGGGCCGTGCCGGTTTCAACTCAATTTTCGGGTATTCCCGAGGAATATGCCGCAAGGTATAAATACTTTGTTCACCAAAAACGCGGCCCGAGATGTTCCACCTCGCGTTGCCGAGGCCGTTGTTCGAGTTAGCGCACCCGAGGGCGGCATTCGTGCCGTTCCTGAGGTTGCCGACGGCCTGCCGGGCAGAGAAAGAAAACCGCGGACGCTGGCGACATATCCCTATTTTGATTTTGCTTATAAGCTCATGAGGGGGCCGGGCCCCCTCTTTGCGGCCTTATGCCGCAAATTCACCCCTGTTCCCGGCCGTTCCACAAGCGCGGCCCGAGATGCCCCACCACGCGTTGCCGAGGCCGCTGACCGAGTCAGCGCACCCGAGGGCGGCATTCGCGCCGTTCCAGAGGAAGCCGACGGCCCGCCATTCGCGCAAGGCGTTCGTCGCGTTCTCCGAATAAAAGCCCGCGCGATAGCCCGTGTTAGAGTTCGCGTCGAGGCCGTCCGGGAAGTTGGCGCACGGGTGAGCCGGGTCGAATCCCATGCTTGAGATATAGCGCCACCCTGCCGAGGTCGGCGGCGTGAGACTATACGAAAGCGCCTTATAGGCCGAGCCGATTGCGTTGTTCGTGATCTCGCTCGCCTTTTTGCAAATTCTGGACGTCCGCCGGGGTCATTTCAAAAGGCCCCGCGAGAAACTCGTAAACGCGGCCCTCTACGCGGGCCTCGGTTGCGATTTCGATGATCTTGAAAACTCCGCTCACGCCGACGCGGACAATAAAATCGTCGTTGCGTTCCTTGGCCGTTTTGTCGTCTCCGTCGGCTTTTGTTTCGTTTTCCGCGTTCTTGACGAGGTCTTTGATAGTCGTTTCAATGCCCTGCTTTTTTTCAATCGCAGAAACGACTCGCAATGCGGCGAAAACGTCCGATGCAATGAGTTTACGCATGGTTTACGCCTCCTTGGGCCAGTAGATTTTATAGGGCGGCGCTTCGAGATCGTTCGGGTCATAGTGGCCCGCGAAAATGACCTGAACGCTCGCCTCGTCGTTGTCCTTGGGCTGAATCGAGAGGTCGTTCGTGTTGAAAGCGTTGAAAATCTGAATGATGATCGGTTTTTCGCTGCCGACGAGGCGTCCGATATAGGTGACGTTTTCGGTGTAATCATCGAGCTCGATAGCCGATTTCGGAACGATAACGTCGTAGCCCGTGACGCTTTCCTCGGTCGTCTTTTTGGCTGCCGTCATTGCCTCGACGATCGTGTCGGCGGTCAATTCCTTTACGGTCGCCTGCATGGTGGTCGTCCAGTAGTCGAGGATATAGAGCCCCTTCGTGTTCTCCGGGGCCCCGTCAACCTGTGAATAATGGCCGACCTTGGCGGCCTTAAACTCGCCGCCGCCCGTGGTGGCGCCGAGAAGTTTGCCCGCCGTCTTTGCGCTCTCGTAGGTGTCCGTTCCCGGGATAAAGTCTTTTGCAAAAACGCCCGCGCCGAGCACAAAATGCTCGACGGTCTTTTCGGTCATTCCCGTCATACGCTTAGTGTTAAAAATGCTCATAGGTTAAACCCCTTTCACAAGTGCTTGAAAATCCAGCGTCACGAGCCGCCGGGTGATTGTTTTGTCTGTGTCCTCAACGGGGGAAGATCGCCCGCCGTAGAGGTGCAAATAAATGTGTTCATCA
Protein-coding sequences here:
- a CDS encoding reverse transcriptase domain-containing protein; protein product: MKTYCKDIDITDPEQIEPFIALCFAGKTGRRNFQRLAMRHSDLTQGQIDEAIRKHDNGAFAPAIKGVAVEIAARIRRRSLDLLPIRYYERADESNGKIRLIGVESTLQQCMDYVAVWALMPLFRAKIGRYQCASIPGRGQVDGKRAIERFIRRKDPHGTKSKYFVKMDVRHCYQNLTRRAVMRRLRRDVHKNPVLLWFVDALLSTFQHGFSIGSFLSQFLCNYMLSYAYHFATEQLYKIRKRRTGRAARVRLVGFVLFYMDDILFIGAAFKDVKKAARLFCAYLRDELGLEIKPIWHVKALAKEPIDIMGFVIRRDRTTVRARIFVRARRQFLRAWAYLETGGYITIKAARRIISYRGYFSHTDSVGISAKLHIVEVSRAASNVISAAARAELAAAA